Proteins encoded together in one Halalkaliarchaeum sp. AArc-CO window:
- the aglF gene encoding UTP--glucose-1-phosphate uridylyltransferase AglF, translated as MKAVVLAAGKGTRLRPLTDDKPKGMVEVADKPLLTHCFEQLADLDADEFVVVVGYRKEDIISHYGDEFRGIPITYTHQREQNGLAHALLTVEEHVEDDFMLMLGDNVFRANLGDVVSRQREERADAAFLVEEVPYDEASRYGVCDTNKYGEITNVIEKPEEPPTNLVMTGFYTFTPAIFHACHLVQPSNRGEYEISEAIDLLIESGRTIDAIRMDGWRIDVGYPEDREEAERRLTGEIGVEPESVESAADGEESVEVTDGE; from the coding sequence ATGAAAGCTGTCGTACTCGCCGCCGGGAAGGGGACTCGCCTCCGCCCACTTACCGACGACAAACCGAAGGGGATGGTCGAAGTCGCGGACAAGCCCCTTTTGACCCACTGTTTCGAACAGCTCGCGGACCTGGACGCCGACGAGTTCGTCGTCGTCGTCGGCTATCGAAAGGAGGACATCATCAGCCACTACGGCGACGAGTTCCGCGGGATTCCGATCACCTACACCCACCAGCGGGAGCAGAACGGACTCGCCCACGCGCTGCTCACGGTGGAAGAACACGTCGAGGACGACTTCATGTTGATGCTCGGAGACAACGTCTTCCGGGCGAACCTCGGTGACGTGGTCAGCCGACAGCGGGAGGAACGCGCCGACGCGGCGTTCCTCGTCGAGGAAGTCCCGTACGACGAGGCCTCCCGATACGGGGTGTGTGACACGAACAAGTACGGGGAGATTACGAACGTGATCGAAAAGCCCGAAGAGCCGCCAACGAACCTCGTAATGACCGGCTTTTACACGTTCACGCCGGCGATCTTCCACGCGTGTCACCTCGTCCAGCCGTCCAACCGTGGCGAGTACGAGATCAGCGAGGCCATCGACCTGCTGATCGAGAGCGGGCGGACGATCGACGCGATCCGGATGGACGGCTGGCGCATCGACGTCGGCTACCCGGAGGACCGGGAGGAGGCCGAGCGCCGACTGACCGGAGAGATCGGCGTCGAGCCGGAGTCGGTGGAGTCAGCCGCCGACGGCGAAGAGTCCGTCGAAGTTACTGACGGCGAGTGA
- the aglJ gene encoding S-layer glycoprotein N-glycosyltransferase AglJ: MSSTDDVCVLVPTLDEAETIGDVVAGFRGEGFDEVLVIDGGSSDDTRELARGAGARVIEQSGTGKGQAVREAIEEHVEAPYVLMVDGDGTYRPEDAHAMLEPLFSGEADHVVGDRFADMREGAMTRLNRIGNRTINRSFAAIHGQSYGDILSGYRAFTRQSFREMNVTADGFGIETQLSVECAKRDLEVATVPITYLPRPDGSKTNLHPIRDGGIIFLELYRRAKTNNPLFYFGSVGLSSTVFGAFVGLYVGYRWFVVGVSHEVLALVAAFGILFGVQLLMFGVLSDLILTLHREQLDRIERIESD, encoded by the coding sequence ATGAGTTCGACCGACGACGTCTGTGTTCTCGTTCCGACGCTCGATGAGGCCGAGACGATCGGCGACGTCGTCGCCGGGTTCCGGGGGGAGGGGTTCGACGAGGTTCTCGTCATCGATGGCGGTTCGAGTGACGACACCAGAGAACTCGCCCGCGGGGCCGGCGCACGCGTGATCGAGCAGTCGGGCACCGGGAAAGGACAGGCGGTCCGGGAGGCGATCGAGGAACACGTCGAGGCACCGTACGTGTTGATGGTCGACGGCGACGGTACCTACCGTCCGGAAGACGCTCACGCCATGCTCGAGCCGCTTTTCTCCGGGGAGGCCGACCACGTCGTCGGCGACCGGTTCGCCGACATGCGGGAGGGCGCGATGACGCGGCTCAACCGGATCGGCAACCGGACGATCAACCGATCGTTTGCGGCAATTCACGGTCAATCGTACGGGGACATCCTTTCGGGCTATCGCGCGTTCACGCGGCAGTCGTTCCGGGAAATGAACGTCACTGCGGACGGCTTCGGCATCGAAACGCAGCTTTCCGTCGAGTGTGCAAAACGGGATCTCGAGGTGGCCACCGTTCCGATCACGTATCTCCCGCGTCCCGACGGGTCGAAGACGAACCTACATCCGATCCGTGACGGGGGGATCATCTTCCTGGAGCTGTACCGACGGGCGAAAACCAACAATCCGCTTTTCTACTTCGGGTCCGTCGGACTCTCCTCGACGGTGTTTGGAGCGTTCGTCGGGCTGTATGTGGGGTATCGCTGGTTCGTCGTCGGCGTCAGCCACGAGGTCCTCGCGCTCGTGGCGGCGTTCGGGATCCTCTTTGGCGTCCAGCTTCTGATGTTCGGGGTGCTGTCGGATCTGATCCTCACGCTCCACCGCGAACAGCTCGACCGGATCGAACGAATCGAGAGCGACTGA
- a CDS encoding TIGR00725 family protein: protein MRVSVIGGSSVSDRTAARAEAVGRLLAERGHVVVCGGLGGVMEAVCRGAREVGGETIGILPTDRPEDANDYVETPIATGLGHARNALVVMNGDAVIAIDGGPGTLSEIGLAGVFDRPIAGLDTHDVSDVTGIEPVNTPEAAVTYVEGAFE from the coding sequence ATGCGGGTGAGCGTGATCGGCGGGAGTTCGGTCTCCGATCGAACGGCAGCACGGGCGGAAGCGGTGGGACGGTTGCTGGCTGAGCGAGGCCACGTTGTCGTCTGTGGCGGGCTCGGCGGAGTGATGGAGGCGGTCTGTCGGGGAGCTCGCGAGGTCGGCGGCGAAACCATCGGTATCCTCCCGACCGACCGTCCCGAGGACGCAAACGACTACGTCGAAACCCCGATCGCAACGGGTCTTGGCCACGCACGGAACGCGCTCGTAGTGATGAACGGCGACGCGGTGATCGCGATCGACGGTGGCCCCGGTACCCTCTCGGAGATCGGCCTCGCCGGCGTTTTCGATCGGCCGATAGCCGGCCTGGATACCCACGACGTCAGCGACGTGACCGGAATCGAACCCGTGAACACCCCGGAAGCGGCGGTGACGTACGTCGAAGGGGCATTCGAGTGA
- a CDS encoding universal stress protein, whose protein sequence is MPTGLKRDLGLPAVVAISIGAMVGSGIFILPALAYEIAGSTVVLAYLLAGLLVVPAALSKSEMATAMPEDGGTYVYIERGMGPLMGTIAGIGTWFSLSFKGALALVGGVPYLVFALGRDLSSGTVTAIALGLAVVLILVNLLGSDVTGRFQVAIVAVMLAAMTWFVAGSGFAVEGSRLSGAFDPGTPGLLVATGAVFVSYAGVTKIASVAEEIENPSRNIPLGMMLSLGFTTLLYVLLVAILVGVTPGDVLTATDAPVAVAAEETLGALGVAAVVAAALLALVSTANAGVLSASRYPFAMARDNLVPAAFERLDPRFNTPSRAVTLTGAVILVLIAFVPILQIAKLASAFQILVFVLVNLAVIGFREGAVEGYDPDFVAPLYPWLQVAGIVGGFVLLFTIGTIPLVGAVLITAGSMVWYYVYARSRIDREGVVRTSARKNVGDRAIEETEALFDSEEPFDVLVAITEDTSPAMKRELVRTASDIGRLRKTAISVVEFVDVPQQMFAETHPSVSRENPEWLNAVRADGGTPGTDIDVQYRRIESEHSAQSMVDYATYEDHDLLVMERDRADFHTRLFGKGSDWILENAPCDVLLVDEGPDPASKDRPGVNDASEVAVVANRGPYDPVKLLLADSIAEEAGAGIHLLQAVPADAPETRRQTIEAYHDRLISTLTVPTRSTVIETDDEITGLTRFVGDAELLVTGVDRTGLTARLFGRPGNRLVDSVDANAVMVKSHGDRNPGLLQRFLMDHVFG, encoded by the coding sequence ATGCCGACAGGGCTAAAACGTGATCTCGGACTGCCGGCAGTCGTCGCCATCAGCATCGGGGCGATGGTCGGTTCGGGAATTTTCATCCTACCGGCGCTGGCCTACGAAATCGCCGGTTCGACGGTAGTGCTGGCGTACCTGCTGGCGGGACTGCTCGTCGTGCCAGCAGCGCTCTCGAAATCCGAGATGGCGACGGCGATGCCCGAGGACGGCGGGACGTACGTATATATCGAGCGGGGGATGGGACCGCTCATGGGAACGATCGCCGGCATCGGAACGTGGTTTTCCCTCTCGTTCAAGGGGGCACTGGCTCTCGTCGGGGGCGTTCCGTACCTCGTGTTCGCGCTCGGTCGCGACCTCTCTTCGGGGACGGTCACGGCAATCGCACTGGGGCTTGCCGTCGTGTTGATCCTGGTCAACCTGCTCGGTTCCGACGTCACCGGACGGTTCCAGGTCGCGATCGTCGCAGTGATGCTCGCGGCGATGACCTGGTTCGTCGCCGGTAGCGGGTTCGCCGTCGAGGGAAGCCGCCTTTCGGGAGCGTTCGATCCGGGCACGCCCGGACTGCTGGTGGCGACCGGTGCGGTCTTCGTCTCGTATGCGGGCGTCACGAAGATCGCAAGCGTCGCCGAGGAGATCGAAAACCCCTCCCGAAACATCCCTCTCGGAATGATGCTCTCGCTCGGGTTTACGACTCTCTTGTACGTGCTTCTCGTGGCGATCCTCGTAGGAGTAACGCCGGGGGACGTCCTCACGGCGACAGACGCGCCGGTCGCGGTCGCCGCCGAAGAAACGCTTGGCGCCCTGGGCGTCGCCGCTGTCGTCGCGGCCGCGCTGCTTGCGCTCGTGAGCACGGCCAACGCAGGCGTGCTTTCTGCGTCCAGATACCCGTTTGCGATGGCCCGGGACAACCTCGTTCCGGCGGCCTTCGAGCGACTCGACCCCAGATTCAACACTCCATCCAGAGCCGTCACGCTCACCGGCGCCGTCATTCTCGTGTTGATCGCGTTCGTGCCGATCCTCCAGATCGCGAAGCTGGCATCCGCCTTCCAGATTCTGGTGTTCGTTCTCGTGAACCTGGCTGTCATCGGCTTCCGCGAAGGCGCCGTCGAGGGCTACGACCCAGATTTCGTCGCACCTTTGTATCCGTGGCTGCAGGTCGCCGGCATCGTCGGCGGTTTCGTGTTGTTGTTCACGATTGGAACGATCCCGCTCGTTGGCGCAGTGCTCATAACGGCCGGCTCGATGGTCTGGTACTACGTGTATGCCCGTTCCCGGATCGACCGCGAGGGAGTCGTGCGAACGAGCGCCCGCAAGAACGTCGGTGACCGGGCGATCGAAGAAACGGAAGCGCTGTTCGATTCGGAGGAGCCGTTCGACGTGCTCGTGGCGATCACCGAAGACACGTCGCCGGCGATGAAACGGGAGCTGGTCCGGACCGCGAGCGACATCGGTCGACTCCGGAAGACGGCCATTTCCGTCGTCGAGTTTGTCGATGTCCCCCAGCAGATGTTCGCCGAAACCCATCCGAGCGTCTCGAGAGAGAACCCCGAATGGTTGAACGCGGTGCGTGCAGACGGCGGAACGCCGGGAACCGATATCGACGTCCAGTACCGCCGGATCGAGTCGGAGCACTCCGCACAGTCGATGGTCGACTACGCCACATACGAGGATCACGACCTGCTCGTGATGGAGCGCGACAGGGCCGACTTCCACACGCGGCTGTTCGGCAAGGGATCCGACTGGATACTCGAAAACGCCCCCTGTGACGTGCTTTTAGTCGACGAAGGCCCGGATCCCGCGTCGAAAGACCGCCCCGGCGTGAACGACGCCTCGGAGGTGGCGGTGGTCGCGAACCGCGGGCCGTACGACCCCGTAAAGCTCCTTTTGGCCGACTCGATCGCCGAGGAGGCGGGCGCGGGGATCCACCTCCTGCAGGCGGTCCCAGCGGACGCCCCCGAAACCAGACGACAGACGATCGAGGCGTACCACGACCGGTTGATCTCGACGTTGACCGTTCCGACTCGGTCGACGGTGATCGAAACCGACGACGAGATCACGGGACTCACACGGTTCGTCGGCGACGCGGAGCTACTCGTCACCGGAGTGGACCGGACGGGCCTTACCGCCCGCCTGTTCGGACGGCCGGGTAACAGGCTCGTCGACTCAGTCGACGCGAACGCCGTGATGGTGAAAAGCCACGGCGATCGGAACCCCGGTTTGCTCCAGCGGTTCCTGATGGATCACGTCTTCGGGTGA
- a CDS encoding sulfite exporter TauE/SafE family protein, which produces MELLGLTPELLALFVSFGFMVGVFFGFFGMGGSFLVTPALLILGYPAPVAIGSSMAFVFGTAVIATLKHHDVGEVDYKLGALMFVGIALGIEAGKMIVLFLDQLGQAELVVGIAYVLLLAAIGLIFTRNALKGNGDSDESEDAEVTTDGDDIPEIATKIKSYNIPPMVTLTDGSKASMWTISGVGGGVGVVSGFLGVGGGFIRMPAIYYLIGVSLTAAVGTSLFGALMSGAVGAFTYGLSGVIDLGVVTALLVGSALGARIGSASTAYVDEDDVTIYFGIMLLLASTAVAFGELATWLEMPILDTVSFVLLIGSSVFVTVVILYYGGVALRKRKVTPPTSTPGGDD; this is translated from the coding sequence ATGGAGCTACTCGGACTTACCCCAGAGCTGTTGGCGCTGTTCGTTAGCTTCGGGTTCATGGTCGGGGTGTTCTTCGGGTTCTTCGGTATGGGGGGATCGTTTCTGGTCACGCCCGCGCTGTTGATCCTTGGATACCCCGCGCCGGTGGCGATCGGTTCCAGTATGGCGTTCGTCTTTGGAACCGCCGTCATTGCGACGCTGAAACACCACGACGTCGGCGAAGTAGACTACAAACTGGGCGCCCTGATGTTCGTCGGGATCGCGCTGGGAATCGAGGCTGGAAAGATGATCGTGCTGTTCCTGGACCAGCTCGGTCAGGCCGAACTCGTCGTCGGGATCGCGTACGTCCTGTTGCTGGCAGCGATCGGGCTCATCTTCACCCGGAACGCCCTCAAGGGGAACGGCGACAGCGACGAATCCGAAGATGCCGAGGTGACGACAGACGGAGACGACATCCCCGAGATCGCCACGAAGATCAAGTCGTACAACATCCCGCCCATGGTGACGCTTACCGACGGCAGCAAGGCGTCCATGTGGACGATTTCAGGCGTCGGCGGTGGCGTCGGGGTCGTGTCCGGCTTTCTCGGTGTCGGGGGCGGGTTCATTCGCATGCCCGCGATCTACTACCTGATCGGCGTTTCCCTAACCGCGGCGGTCGGCACCAGCCTGTTCGGCGCGCTGATGTCCGGCGCCGTCGGCGCGTTCACCTACGGGCTCTCCGGCGTCATCGATTTGGGCGTCGTCACGGCGCTACTGGTCGGCAGCGCGCTCGGAGCCCGAATCGGCTCGGCGTCGACAGCGTACGTCGACGAGGACGACGTCACGATCTACTTCGGGATCATGCTGCTTTTGGCCAGCACCGCCGTCGCGTTCGGCGAACTCGCAACCTGGCTCGAGATGCCGATCCTCGATACGGTGAGTTTCGTCCTGTTGATCGGCTCGTCGGTGTTCGTGACGGTCGTGATCCTCTATTACGGTGGTGTGGCGTTGCGGAAACGGAAGGTGACGCCGCCGACGTCGACTCCAGGGGGAGACGATTAG
- a CDS encoding universal stress protein translates to MKAVYATDLSAASEAAIENETCLGCLARIGIEEMHLVTVVPSNVHAGMPGMDFEGRRKRGLARYRRTMENAGFDVETHVVRGTPHRRINGIAGTVGADLTVVGSRGKSPLENRVIGSTARNLARTTVVPLVVNRVERGAENPDVVRQHLFRRVLFATDFSENADRAFQAFSYLRHATREATLVHVRSPKDPGPEGDLTPEDRLTELAEQLDEWEIDVETDVRRGDPADEILAAEAEYDPTTVLIGSRGHSRLRRLLLGSVSEDVVARANGNVFLVPPPRTV, encoded by the coding sequence ATGAAAGCGGTGTACGCGACAGATCTCTCTGCGGCCAGCGAGGCAGCGATCGAAAACGAGACGTGTCTCGGCTGTCTGGCTCGCATCGGCATCGAGGAGATGCATCTGGTGACTGTCGTCCCCTCGAACGTCCATGCGGGTATGCCGGGCATGGACTTCGAAGGCCGACGAAAGCGCGGGTTGGCTCGATACCGTCGCACCATGGAGAACGCGGGGTTCGACGTCGAGACGCACGTGGTCCGTGGGACGCCCCACCGACGGATCAACGGGATCGCCGGCACGGTCGGTGCCGACCTGACGGTCGTCGGTTCCCGCGGGAAGAGCCCGCTCGAAAACAGGGTGATCGGATCGACCGCCCGAAACCTCGCACGAACGACGGTCGTCCCCCTGGTGGTCAACCGGGTCGAACGAGGGGCCGAGAATCCCGACGTCGTCCGGCAACACCTCTTCCGGCGCGTGCTGTTCGCGACCGACTTCTCCGAGAACGCGGATCGGGCATTCCAGGCGTTCTCGTATCTCCGGCACGCGACTCGGGAGGCGACACTCGTGCACGTGCGATCGCCGAAGGATCCCGGCCCGGAGGGCGATCTCACCCCGGAGGATCGGCTGACCGAACTCGCCGAACAGCTCGACGAGTGGGAGATCGATGTCGAGACCGACGTTCGCCGCGGCGATCCCGCCGACGAGATCCTCGCCGCCGAGGCCGAGTACGATCCGACGACGGTGTTGATCGGATCGCGGGGACACAGCCGGCTCCGGCGGCTCCTGCTCGGGAGCGTCTCCGAAGACGTCGTCGCGCGTGCGAACGGGAACGTCTTCCTGGTCCCGCCGCCGCGGACTGTGTGA
- a CDS encoding Single-stranded DNA binding protein: MDVDKHAEELASALGVDKSEVRSDLENLLQYSVPIEEAKQSIRRKHGDGGGGSAEPVSLDVAEVTADRSNVTVTGKVLTVGRRTIRYQGEDVEIREGELADETGVISYTAWQDFGFEPGDSITVGNAGVREWDGQPELNLGENTSVAVADDVNVPYEVGGESSLIDLEPGDRGRTVEVRVLEMERRTIDGRDGETEILSGEVGDETGRLPFTDWSPRAEVEPGADLRIEDVYVREFRGVPSVNLSEYTTVTPLPEPVAVREDAPRLSVGDAVETGGMYDVEVVGTAIQVRDGSGLIERCPECGRVVQGGQCRSHGAVDAEDDLRIKAIVDDGTGTLTAILGTELTAEVYGGGIEEAKSAARDAMDKEVVAAEIASRIEGRTFRVRGNLSVDDYGANLDADAFEQVEVDPAEEARAALERLGSAPADGPAADGGERR; this comes from the coding sequence ATGGACGTAGACAAACATGCCGAGGAGCTCGCCTCCGCTCTCGGCGTCGACAAATCGGAGGTCAGATCAGACCTGGAGAACCTGCTCCAGTACAGCGTTCCGATCGAGGAAGCCAAACAGTCGATCCGGCGCAAACACGGCGACGGCGGTGGCGGCTCCGCCGAACCGGTCTCCCTGGACGTCGCGGAGGTGACGGCCGACCGATCGAACGTCACCGTCACCGGGAAAGTGTTGACCGTCGGCAGACGGACGATCCGCTATCAAGGCGAAGACGTCGAGATCCGGGAAGGAGAACTCGCCGACGAAACCGGCGTGATCTCCTACACCGCCTGGCAGGACTTCGGGTTCGAACCCGGCGACTCGATCACCGTGGGCAACGCCGGCGTCCGCGAATGGGACGGACAGCCGGAGCTCAACCTCGGCGAGAACACGAGCGTCGCAGTGGCAGACGACGTCAACGTCCCGTACGAGGTGGGCGGCGAGTCGAGCCTGATCGATCTCGAACCCGGGGACCGCGGGCGGACGGTCGAGGTTCGCGTCCTCGAGATGGAGCGCCGGACGATCGACGGTCGGGACGGGGAAACAGAGATCCTCTCGGGGGAGGTCGGAGACGAAACCGGCCGGCTGCCGTTCACCGACTGGTCGCCCAGAGCCGAGGTCGAGCCCGGCGCCGACCTCCGGATCGAGGACGTGTACGTTCGGGAGTTCCGTGGCGTGCCGTCGGTGAACCTCTCGGAATACACGACGGTCACGCCGCTTCCGGAGCCGGTCGCGGTTCGGGAGGACGCCCCTCGACTGTCGGTGGGCGACGCAGTCGAAACCGGCGGGATGTACGACGTCGAAGTCGTCGGAACCGCAATCCAGGTGCGGGACGGCTCGGGGCTAATCGAGCGGTGTCCCGAGTGTGGACGCGTGGTTCAGGGCGGCCAGTGTCGGAGCCACGGCGCTGTCGATGCCGAGGACGACCTCCGGATAAAGGCGATCGTCGACGACGGAACCGGAACGCTGACCGCGATCCTGGGGACCGAACTCACCGCGGAGGTGTACGGCGGCGGCATCGAGGAGGCGAAATCCGCCGCCCGCGACGCGATGGACAAGGAGGTCGTCGCCGCGGAGATCGCGAGCCGGATCGAAGGACGGACGTTCCGCGTTCGGGGGAACCTCTCGGTCGACGACTACGGCGCCAACCTCGACGCCGACGCGTTCGAGCAAGTCGAGGTCGACCCCGCCGAGGAGGCGAGAGCCGCCCTGGAGCGGCTCGGTTCGGCCCCCGCAGACGGTCCCGCTGCCGACGGAGGTGAGCGACGATGA
- a CDS encoding metallophosphoesterase codes for MAPTPVEPIPNAPAAIVDGDGKRALAVADYHAGIEIGLRYERGVELDSAADSRRERLLSLLDRTDADRVIVLGDLAHRIRAPDGEEREELETLIGSVTDRVPLTLVQGNHDGGVAAAFADRIDVAPADGAVYGNVGLVHGHTWPAREVLEADVVCVGHEHPQVRLRDEVGGTRVERAWLRGTLDPEPFRTEGIIAEETAGSETELVVFPAFNDRSGGTWVNVEGQSFLSPFLPAGLADGQAYLLDGTRLGPYTDV; via the coding sequence GTGGCGCCGACGCCAGTCGAGCCGATCCCGAACGCGCCGGCGGCGATCGTCGACGGCGACGGGAAGCGGGCACTCGCCGTCGCGGACTACCACGCCGGCATCGAGATCGGCCTCAGATACGAACGCGGTGTCGAACTCGACTCGGCGGCCGACAGCCGCCGCGAGCGATTGCTGTCGCTGCTCGACCGGACAGATGCGGATCGGGTGATTGTGCTGGGTGATCTCGCCCATCGAATTCGTGCCCCCGACGGCGAGGAGCGCGAGGAGCTCGAAACACTGATCGGCTCGGTGACCGACCGGGTTCCCCTGACGCTCGTGCAGGGAAACCACGACGGCGGGGTCGCGGCCGCCTTCGCCGACCGGATCGACGTCGCTCCCGCCGACGGAGCTGTCTACGGGAACGTGGGACTGGTCCACGGCCACACCTGGCCCGCACGCGAGGTTCTCGAGGCCGACGTCGTCTGTGTGGGCCACGAACATCCGCAGGTCCGACTCAGAGACGAGGTAGGTGGCACCCGGGTGGAGCGGGCGTGGCTGCGTGGGACACTCGATCCGGAACCGTTCCGGACTGAGGGAATCATCGCCGAGGAAACCGCCGGCTCGGAAACGGAACTCGTGGTGTTTCCAGCCTTCAACGACCGATCGGGCGGAACCTGGGTGAACGTCGAGGGACAGTCGTTCCTCTCGCCGTTCCTGCCGGCCGGACTCGCCGACGGTCAGGCGTATCTCCTCGACGGGACTCGACTCGGCCCGTACACCGATGTATAG